One region of Bombus affinis isolate iyBomAffi1 unplaced genomic scaffold, iyBomAffi1.2 ctg00000494.1, whole genome shotgun sequence genomic DNA includes:
- the LOC126928031 gene encoding immediate early response 3-interacting protein 1-like — protein YSQCYHSSYRYNVAFTLWTLFEATMLCLNAICVLNEERFPAKVGWASWQNVQGFGEPPTVKSQILNLIRSIRTVARIPLIFLNIVTIIVKLVLG, from the exons tattctcaatgttatcattcatcatatcgatataatgtggcgtttacactttggacactttttgaagcgactatgttgtgtttgaatgcgatctgcgttttaaacgaagaaagatttcctgcaaaag TTGGTTGGGCGTCGTGGCAAAATGTTCAAGGCTTCGGAGAACCTCCTACAGTAAAGTCACAAATTTTGAACCTTATTAGGTCCATACGAACGGTGGCACGAA ttccattgatattcctaaatatcgtaacaataattGTGAAACTGGTGCTTGGGTGA